GCACCTCGGCGACCCAACCGCTAGCGTCCGGCCAAGCCCCTTGACAGGAGAGTCGTTCACGCGTCATAATCAACTTTTCCGTTGAATAGTTGAGGGAGACCACCGATGACTCTCTCCAACCGTCAGTTCAAAGACGCTATCTACGACCAGCTCGCGCGGCTGGGCAAGGCCGTCGCCAGCCCAACCCGCTTGGAGCTCCTCGACCTCTTATGCCAGGGACCGCGGACCGTCGAGTCCCTGGCCCGGCAAGCCGGCCAGAGCGTCGCCTGTACCTCCAAGAACCTGCGCCTCCTCCATGCCGCGCGCCTGGTCGAGACCGAGCGGCAGGGGACCTACGTGACCTACCGGTTGGCCGGAGAGGAGGTGTGCGAGCTCTTCCGCACTCTGCGGAAGCTCGCCGAGCTCCGTCTCACCGAAATCGACGCGATCACCCGAAACTTCCTCGAGTCGAGGGAGACCCTCGAGCCGGTCGATCGCGAAGAGCTGATCCGCAGAGTCCACGACGGCGAGGCGCTGGTTCTCGATGTCAGGCCACGTGAGGAATACGAAGCCGCGCATATCGCGGGTGCTCTCTCGGTACCGCTTTCCGAGCTAAAAGACTTCCTCGTGGAACTTCCGCGGGATAAGCAGATCGTCGCCTACTGCCGGGGCCCGTATTGCGTCATGTCGATCGACGCGGTACGTCTCCTGCGCGAGGAAGGCTTCGACGCCGTGCGGCTGGAGGACGGCGTGCCCGATTGGCGGGCTCGGGGCCTCGAAGTAGGGGCCGCTGAAGCTGGATGATGACGGACTGGATCCTCTCGCACGAGCCTGCCCTACGTCTCGATACGGCCTGGCTCGTCGAGCCCTCGTCTTCTGAGAAATGGAGGTTCCCTATGATGCGCTTGTCGAGCTTCATGCTGACCCTCGCGGTCTGGCTCCTGCCGCCCACGGCGAGTGCCTATCCGCCAGCGGTCGGAATCGTCGGCCAGAGCCGCTCGTGCACGGAGTGTCACACCAGCAACGGTCCCTGGTCGGACGGGGAGGCGGCGATCGTCGATGTCCTCGCTGCGGACACCCGGCAATCGCTCCGCCAACCCGACGGCCGGTTTCTCCTGGTGGTCGAGCGTGGACGGACCGCGACGGTGATCACGGTGATTGGCCGCCAAGCTGGCGACAGCGCGCCACCGCCGCTCCGGAACGCCTGGCTCTACGTCGACCCAACACGGCTAGAGACCAGTGCGCTCTCCAAGTTCGCCCCTGGGTGGGACGTCAACCTGCCGATGTCCTGCCGCATCGTCGGCGACGAGGTGCCGGAGTATGCCGGCGCCGCGGTGACGGCCCTGCCGATGACGCTACGGGCGGGGGACGCGGCGGCGGAAGCCGAGCTGGAGCTGCAGGTCATGCTCACCTCCGGCGAATCGGTCAAGGGGAAACCCAACGCCCGGCTGATCTCCAACTACTTCGTGCGCAAGCTGATCCTGAGGGTCCTGGAGCCGTAGGAAGGGGGAGTCTCCGATGCTCAAGAAACTCACCTGGTTTGCCATGAACAGGCCGAAGGTCACGCTAGCGGCAATTCTGCTGTTCACCGGGGTTTTCGGAGCACAGTTCCCCCAGATCCGCATCGATACCGACCCCGAGAACATGCTCGAGGCAGATCAACCGGACCGAATGCTCTACAACCAGGCCAAGAGCGATTTTGGTATCCACGACATGATCGTTCTCGGGATCACGGACGAGAGCGGGGTCTTCAATCCCAGCACACTAGCCAAGGTCGAGCGCATCGTGCAGGGAATCCTGAAGATCCCGGGGGTCATCACCGACGATGTCATCAGCCTGACGACCACCGACGACGTCCGGCCGAAGGCGGGCCTGCTCGAGGTGCGGCGCATCATGGAGGCCGTCCCGCGTGAGGAAGCGGAGGCCCAGGCCATCCAAGCCTCCATCGCCGCCAACCCGCTTCTCGCGGACAAGGTTGCCTCCCAAGACGGCAAGGGGCTCGCGATATACATCCCCATCGAGCGCAAGGACCAAGCACATCGAATCGGAGCCGAGATAGAGAATCTCGTAACTCCCGAACTCGGCGACGGACAGAGCTACCACCTGGCAGGGCTGCCGATCGCTGAGGACAGTTTCGGGGTAGAGATGTTCCGGCAGATGGGGCTGATGGCGCCGATCTCCGGCATGGTGATCTTCCTGCTGCTCTGGCTGCTCTTCCGCAAGCTGACCCTCATCCTGCCCGCCATGGCGGTGGCGATGTTCAGTGTGGTTTGGGGCATGGGCCTGCTCATCGGCACTGGTTTCACCGTCCACATCATGTCCAGCATGATTCCGGTCTTTCTGATGCCCATTGCTGTGCTCGACGCAGTCCACATCCTGAGCGAGTTCTACGACCGCTACCCCCAGATCGGTGACCGGCGCGAGACCCTGCACCGGACGATGAACGATCTCTTTACCCCGATGCTCTATACCTCCCTGACCTCGGCTGTCGGCTTCGGGTCGCTGATGCTGGCGGACATTCCGCCGGTCCGCGTATTCGGCGGCTTCGTCGCCTGGGGAATCCTGGCCGCCTGGCTGCTGACGATCACCCTGATCCCAGCGTCGATCATGTTGATTCGGGAGGAACGGCTCAAGGCGGCGTTTCGTTCACTCGGCGAGGCCCACGACCTGCTGGGTCGCCTGTTGCCCTCATTCGGCCAAGCGGTGGTAGCGAGGCGTCGAGTTCTAGCCGTTGCGGCTGCGCTTCTCCTTCTTGTGGGCGCCTTCGGGCTCTCCCGCATCGTCGTCAACGACAATCCGGTCACCTGGTTCGAGGAGGGGCACCGTTTGCGCGTCGCGGACCGAGAGATGAACCGTCTGTTCGGCGGCACCTACATGGCCTATCTGGTGATCGACGGGCAGACGGCTGGCGCGATCAAGCGTCCCGCGGTGATGAGCTATCTGGCCGATCTTCAGAGAGCCCTGGAGCGTGACCCCGTGGTGGGCAAGACCTCTTCGGTGGCCGACATCGTGGGGCAGGTCTCCACGGTTCTACATGACGGCGATCCAGCCTTCCGGAAAGTCCCCACCGATGACGAAGAGCTGGGACAGTACCTGTTCCTGTTTCAGATGTCGGGAGACCCCGGTGATCTCGACAACTTCGTCGACTACGACTATCGCTACGCCAACATCTGGGTGCAGATGAAGCGCGGCGAGAACCGCGACATGGCCCGCGTCGAGCAGGCCATTGCGGCCTATCTGGCTGCCCATCCCCCGCCACCCGAAGTCAGCGTCAGCTGGTCCGGCCTCACCTACATCAACAAGGTGTGGCAAGACCTGATGGTGGTCGGAATGCGCAATGCGATTCTGGGTGGTTTCGTGGCGGTTTTCATCTTGATGGTGATCCTCTTCCGGTCCCCGATCCTCGGCCTGCTCTCGATGCTTCCGCTGACTTTCGCCATCGTCCTCTCATACGGCCTGGTGGGGTTGGTCGGCAGGGACTACGACATGCCGATCGCTGTCTGCTCTTCCCTGGCGCTGGGCCTGTCGATCGATTTCGCCATTCACTTCATCCAGCGCTTCCGATCCCGCTTCGCCGAAGTGGGGGACCTCGAGGCCGTCAACCGCTACATGTTCGGTGAGCCGGGCCGGGCCATCGCCAGGAACGCGCTGCTCATCATTCTCGGCTTCTTGCCGATGCTCCTCTCCAGCCTGGGTCCCTACAAGACGGTCGGAGCCTTCTTCGCCTTGCTGATGACCTTCAGTGCTCTGACGACACTCGTGCTGCTGCCGGGATTGCTGCGCATGATCGGTGGCCGCGTCCTGGCCGGCGGCGGCACGGGCGCGACAGCCCACCCCTAGGACCCGGAGGATCGCCATGAACCCTGGCCGACTGACTAGATTCGGACTCGTGACATGGGTGGCCACCCTGGTTGCCCTCACCCCCACCGTAGCTGCCATAGAGCCCACCGCGGAGGAGATCGTCAGCCATTCCCTCGACGCCTTCTACTACGCCGGCAACGACATGCGGGCGCGAGTATCCATGGTCTTGGTCAATCCGCAGGGTAAGAAACGACTGCGCGAGTTGACGATGCTCAGGAGGAACTTCGGCGCTTCGGGCGACCAGCGCTACTTCATCTTTTTTCATGCGCCCGCCGATGTCAACGGAATGACCTTTATGGTCTGGAAGTACCCGGCGAAAGAGGACGATCGCTGGATCTTCATCCCCGCAGTCAAACTGGTCCGCCGCATTGCCGCGAACGACAAACGCTCTTCGTTCGTCGGCTCCGACTTCACCTACGAGGACGTGTCGGGCCGTGACGTCGCGGACGAGACGCACGAGCTCCTGCGTTCTGAAGAGTTCGACGGCCGACCCTGCTTCCTCGTGGAGAGTCGCCCAAAAACGAGCACCGACTACGCTCGCCGGGTGAGCTGGATCGACAAGGAGCGGTGGGTGCCACTCAAGGAGGAGTACTTCGACGCCAGAGAGGAGCCGGTCCGGGTATTCACGGCCGACGAAGTGGAAGAGATCGGTGGCCATTGGACCGCCACCAAGCGCACCACGAAGAATCTCCAAACCGATCACTACACTGAGGTAACGTTCCAAGAGATCTCCTACGACGTAGGACTGGACGAGGATCTCTTCACCGAGCGCTACCTCCGGCAACCACCGCGCAAGTGGAT
The genomic region above belongs to bacterium and contains:
- a CDS encoding metalloregulator ArsR/SmtB family transcription factor, whose amino-acid sequence is MTLSNRQFKDAIYDQLARLGKAVASPTRLELLDLLCQGPRTVESLARQAGQSVACTSKNLRLLHAARLVETERQGTYVTYRLAGEEVCELFRTLRKLAELRLTEIDAITRNFLESRETLEPVDREELIRRVHDGEALVLDVRPREEYEAAHIAGALSVPLSELKDFLVELPRDKQIVAYCRGPYCVMSIDAVRLLREEGFDAVRLEDGVPDWRARGLEVGAAEAG
- a CDS encoding MMPL family transporter, with the translated sequence MLKKLTWFAMNRPKVTLAAILLFTGVFGAQFPQIRIDTDPENMLEADQPDRMLYNQAKSDFGIHDMIVLGITDESGVFNPSTLAKVERIVQGILKIPGVITDDVISLTTTDDVRPKAGLLEVRRIMEAVPREEAEAQAIQASIAANPLLADKVASQDGKGLAIYIPIERKDQAHRIGAEIENLVTPELGDGQSYHLAGLPIAEDSFGVEMFRQMGLMAPISGMVIFLLLWLLFRKLTLILPAMAVAMFSVVWGMGLLIGTGFTVHIMSSMIPVFLMPIAVLDAVHILSEFYDRYPQIGDRRETLHRTMNDLFTPMLYTSLTSAVGFGSLMLADIPPVRVFGGFVAWGILAAWLLTITLIPASIMLIREERLKAAFRSLGEAHDLLGRLLPSFGQAVVARRRVLAVAAALLLLVGAFGLSRIVVNDNPVTWFEEGHRLRVADREMNRLFGGTYMAYLVIDGQTAGAIKRPAVMSYLADLQRALERDPVVGKTSSVADIVGQVSTVLHDGDPAFRKVPTDDEELGQYLFLFQMSGDPGDLDNFVDYDYRYANIWVQMKRGENRDMARVEQAIAAYLAAHPPPPEVSVSWSGLTYINKVWQDLMVVGMRNAILGGFVAVFILMVILFRSPILGLLSMLPLTFAIVLSYGLVGLVGRDYDMPIAVCSSLALGLSIDFAIHFIQRFRSRFAEVGDLEAVNRYMFGEPGRAIARNALLIILGFLPMLLSSLGPYKTVGAFFALLMTFSALTTLVLLPGLLRMIGGRVLAGGGTGATAHP
- a CDS encoding outer membrane lipoprotein-sorting protein yields the protein MNPGRLTRFGLVTWVATLVALTPTVAAIEPTAEEIVSHSLDAFYYAGNDMRARVSMVLVNPQGKKRLRELTMLRRNFGASGDQRYFIFFHAPADVNGMTFMVWKYPAKEDDRWIFIPAVKLVRRIAANDKRSSFVGSDFTYEDVSGRDVADETHELLRSEEFDGRPCFLVESRPKTSTDYARRVSWIDKERWVPLKEEYFDAREEPVRVFTADEVEEIGGHWTATKRTTKNLQTDHYTEVTFQEISYDVGLDEDLFTERYLRQPPRKWIR